TTTCGAACAGGGCCTGGAAGTTGCCGTTGCCGAAGCCTTCGTTGCCCTTGCGCTGGATGATCTCGAAGAAGATCGGGCCGAACAGGTTCTCGGTGAAGATCTGCAGCAGCAGGCCTTCCTCGCCGACATTGCCGTCCAGCAGGATGCGGTTCTTGCGCAGACGCTCGGTGTCCTCGCCGTGGCCGGGCACGCGTTTGTCGACCAGCTCGTAATAGGTCTCGATGGTGTCCTGCAGCTTGACGCCCCGGGCGCGCAGCTTTTCGACGGTCTCGTAGATGTCGGGCGTAGTCAGAGCCAGGTGCTGGATGCCCTCGCCGTTGTACTGGCGGATGAACTCCTCGATCTGGCTCTTGTCGTCCTGGCTCTCGTTGAGCGGGATGCGGATGGCCTTGTCGGGGGCGATCATCGCCTGGCTGAACAGGCCCGTGGCCTGGCCCTTGATGTCGAAATACTTCTGCTCCTCGAAGCCGAAGACGTCGCGATAGAAGGTCGACCAGGTGCGCATCTGGCCGCGCTTGACGTTGTGGGTCAGGTGATCCAGCAGGTCGAGGCCGACATTGTTGGCCGCTTCGGCCTCGGCGGCGCCGGGCACGGCGGTCCAGGTGGCGAACACCGCCTCGGGGCCTTCGACCAGGTACAGCATCGAGCCGCCGATGCCTTCCAGCACCCGGGCGGTCTCGCCCAGCACCGTCTTGCTCGCATCAGCCGCCACGGCGCCGCGCTTCAGGGCCTCGGCATAGGCGGCTTCCACGTCGGCGACACCGAAGGCCATGCCGTTGGCCGAGGGACCGTGGGCGGCGCGGAACTCGGCCACCTGGCCGGTCGGCTCGTCATTGACCAGCAGGTTGATGCGACCCTGCTTGTAGCGGGTCACGGCCTTGGTCGGATGGGTCGAGGCGGGCACGAAGCCCAGCTGCTCGAACAGCGCCTTCATGGCGTCCGGTTCGGGGCTGGTGAACTCGACGAAGGCGAAGCCGTCGAGGCCGAGAGGGTTTTCAGCGGTCGTGGTCATGGGAACGGGCTCCGAAGGGTCAGAGAGCAAGAGCGGCCGGCAGGGCGGCGATCAGGCGGTCGTTGTCGGCGGGACGGCCGATGGTGATCCGCACCCAGCCGCCGGGCACGGGCGTGGGACGAACGATGAGACCTTCCTTCAGCAAACGCGCGGCGGTCGCTTCGGCGCCGGCCGGGCTACGCAGGAAGACGAAATTGGCGGCGCTGGCGGTGCGCTCCACGCCCATGGCGTCCAGCACGGCCTCGACCCGGCCGCGCTCGGCGATGGTCA
The window above is part of the Caulobacter soli genome. Proteins encoded here:
- the hppD gene encoding 4-hydroxyphenylpyruvate dioxygenase — protein: MTTTAENPLGLDGFAFVEFTSPEPDAMKALFEQLGFVPASTHPTKAVTRYKQGRINLLVNDEPTGQVAEFRAAHGPSANGMAFGVADVEAAYAEALKRGAVAADASKTVLGETARVLEGIGGSMLYLVEGPEAVFATWTAVPGAAEAEAANNVGLDLLDHLTHNVKRGQMRTWSTFYRDVFGFEEQKYFDIKGQATGLFSQAMIAPDKAIRIPLNESQDDKSQIEEFIRQYNGEGIQHLALTTPDIYETVEKLRARGVKLQDTIETYYELVDKRVPGHGEDTERLRKNRILLDGNVGEEGLLLQIFTENLFGPIFFEIIQRKGNEGFGNGNFQALFESIELDQIRRGVITVEA